From one Macaca nemestrina isolate mMacNem1 chromosome 5, mMacNem.hap1, whole genome shotgun sequence genomic stretch:
- the LOC105490870 gene encoding interleukin-17A, which translates to MTPGKTSLVLLLLLLSLEAIVKAGIAIPRNSGCPNSEDKNFPRTVMVNLNIHNRNTSTNPKRSSDYYNRSTSPWNLHRNEDPERYPSVIWEAKCRHLGCVKADGNVDYHMNSVPIQQEILVLRREPRHCPNSFRLEKILVSVGCTCVTPIVHHVA; encoded by the exons ATGACTCCTGGGAAGACCTCATTGGTG ctactgctgctgctgctgagccTGGAGGCCATAGTGAAGGCAGGAATAGCAATCCCACGAAATTCAGGATGCCCAAATTCCGAGGACAAGAACTTCCCCCGGACTGTGATGGTCAACCTGAACATCCATAACCGGAATACCAGTACCAATCCCAAAAGGTCCTCAGATTACTACAACCGATCCACCTCACCTTGGAATCTCCA CCGCAATGAGGACCCTGAGAGATATCCCTCTGTGATCTGGGAGGCAAAATGCCGCCACTTAGGCTGCGTCAAGGCTGATGGGAACGTAGACTACCACATGAACTCTGTCCCCATCCAGCAAGAGATCCTGGTCCTGCGCAGGGAGCCTCGGCACTGCCCCAACTCCTTCCGGCTGGAGAAGATACTGGTGTCCGTGGGCTGCACCTGTGTCACACCCATTGTCCACCATGTAGCCTAA